One genomic window of Sphingomonas ginsengisoli An et al. 2013 includes the following:
- a CDS encoding YdeI/OmpD-associated family protein — protein sequence MTGDSERSGLPITHFTDQAALEAWLATQPADAKGIWLAIAKAGGGATSVGKAEAIDSALCFGWIDGQLGKLDERHFLIRFTPRRPRSKWSENDARRAEELLAEGRVRPGGVAQIEAAKADGRWEAAYPPASRIAVPEDLAAALARRPPAKSFFDGLSGANRYAVLYRLHAVTERAKRKVAVAKWVAALARGETVHG from the coding sequence GTGACAGGGGACAGTGAACGCAGCGGCCTGCCGATCACGCATTTCACGGACCAGGCGGCGCTGGAGGCGTGGCTGGCAACGCAGCCGGCCGACGCCAAGGGGATCTGGCTGGCGATCGCCAAGGCTGGCGGCGGGGCGACCTCGGTCGGCAAGGCGGAGGCGATCGACAGCGCGCTGTGCTTCGGCTGGATCGACGGGCAGCTCGGCAAGCTCGACGAGCGTCATTTCCTGATCCGATTCACGCCGCGCCGGCCGCGCTCGAAATGGTCCGAGAACGATGCCCGCCGGGCCGAGGAGCTGCTTGCCGAGGGGCGGGTGCGGCCGGGCGGTGTGGCACAGATTGAGGCGGCCAAGGCGGACGGGCGGTGGGAGGCGGCCTATCCGCCGGCGAGCCGGATCGCGGTGCCCGAGGACTTGGCGGCGGCGCTCGCCAGGAGGCCGCCGGCGAAGTCGTTCTTCGACGGGTTGAGCGGCGCCAATCGCTATGCGGTGCTCTACCGGCTCCACGCGGTGACCGAGCGGGCCAAGCGGAAGGTTGCAGTGGCCAAATGGGTTGCCGCCCTGGCGCGGGGCGAGACCGTGCACGGCTGA
- a CDS encoding YbhB/YbcL family Raf kinase inhibitor-like protein, with protein MLENIPHWLGSALSNLRAGHDKLTLARLDLGGLPTLDLMSPAFAPGARLPERFTADGEGVSPPLHWRGVPEGTARLALIVEDPDAPAPRPLVHAIVAAIDPALDQLEEGAIRADGDGAAGKDVGKNSFGGEGWLPPDPPTGHGAHDYVFQLLALDGEAPAPDFSPGRGDLVEHVRGHVLAAGVLVGTYSRGEEAPVGPVGAVAPA; from the coding sequence ATGCTCGAGAACATCCCCCACTGGCTCGGCTCGGCGCTCAGCAACCTGCGCGCCGGGCATGACAAGCTCACCCTCGCCCGGCTCGACCTCGGCGGCCTGCCGACGCTCGACCTGATGAGCCCGGCCTTCGCCCCCGGCGCCCGCCTGCCCGAGCGGTTCACCGCCGACGGGGAAGGCGTGTCGCCCCCGCTCCACTGGCGCGGCGTGCCCGAAGGGACCGCGCGGCTGGCGCTGATCGTCGAGGATCCCGACGCCCCCGCCCCGCGCCCGTTGGTCCATGCCATCGTCGCCGCGATCGACCCCGCGCTCGATCAGTTGGAGGAAGGCGCGATCCGGGCCGACGGTGACGGCGCGGCGGGCAAGGATGTCGGCAAGAACAGCTTCGGCGGCGAAGGTTGGCTCCCGCCCGATCCGCCGACCGGCCACGGCGCCCACGACTATGTCTTCCAATTGCTCGCGCTCGACGGCGAGGCGCCAGCGCCCGACTTCAGCCCCGGGCGCGGCGACCTAGTCGAGCATGTCCGCGGCCACGTCCTCGCCGCCGGGGTGCTGGTGGGGACCTATTCGCGCGGCGAGGAAGCGCCGGTCGGCCCGGTCGGCGCGGTCGCGCCCGCCTAG
- a CDS encoding DUF1810 domain-containing protein, producing the protein MSDPFNLQRFVAAQRDGVFERALAEIAAGQKRTHWMWFIFPQHGDLGHSPAAKFYGLSGPEEAQAYLAHPLLGPRYRESVAAVRAQLAAGRSLEAMFGGLDALKFASSVELFGL; encoded by the coding sequence GTGAGCGACCCGTTCAACCTCCAGCGCTTCGTCGCGGCGCAGCGCGATGGCGTCTTCGAACGCGCGCTGGCGGAGATCGCGGCAGGGCAGAAGCGGACCCACTGGATGTGGTTCATCTTCCCCCAGCACGGCGACCTCGGCCACAGTCCGGCCGCCAAGTTCTACGGTCTGTCCGGTCCCGAGGAGGCGCAGGCGTATCTCGCCCATCCGCTGCTGGGCCCGCGCTACCGGGAGAGCGTCGCTGCGGTTCGCGCGCAGCTGGCCGCCGGGCGGAGCCTTGAGGCGATGTTCGGCGGATTGGACGCGCTCAAGTTCGCTTCGTCGGTGGAGCTGTTCGGCCTCTAG
- a CDS encoding YaiI/YqxD family protein, with product MSTRRILVDADACPVKDEIYRVAWRHGVPVSVVSNQRLRVPEHPQIERVVVTDAFDAADDWIAARAGPTTVVITGDILLAERCLKAGSVVLAPTGKAFTNAGIGAAIATRAIMADLRAGAGSEGIGGPPPFAKADRSRFLQALDEALVRLARG from the coding sequence ATGTCCACCCGGCGGATCCTGGTCGATGCCGACGCCTGCCCGGTCAAGGACGAGATTTACCGGGTCGCCTGGCGCCACGGCGTTCCGGTCAGCGTGGTCAGCAACCAGCGGCTGCGCGTGCCCGAGCATCCGCAGATCGAACGCGTGGTGGTGACCGACGCGTTCGACGCCGCCGACGACTGGATCGCCGCGCGCGCCGGGCCTACGACCGTCGTGATCACCGGCGACATCCTGCTCGCCGAACGCTGTCTCAAGGCGGGGTCGGTCGTACTCGCCCCGACCGGCAAGGCGTTCACCAACGCCGGGATCGGCGCGGCGATCGCGACGCGGGCGATCATGGCCGACCTGCGCGCGGGCGCGGGAAGCGAGGGCATCGGCGGCCCGCCGCCCTTCGCCAAGGCCGATCGCTCGCGCTTTCTCCAAGCGCTCGACGAGGCGCTGGTCCGGCTCGCCCGCGGCTGA
- a CDS encoding glucose 1-dehydrogenase: protein MGKLTDKVAVVTGASKGIGASIAKALAAEGAAVVVNYASSKEGADKVVDAITAAGGRAVAVHGNVADEADAKGLVDAAVEQFGRLDILVNNSGVYAFSAIEEVTADDYRRQFDINVLGTLLTTKAAVPHLEAGASVINISSNITSLLVPQSAIYTGTKGAVDAITGVLAKELGPRGIRVNAINPGMIVTEGAREAGVIGSEFESQIVAQTPLGRIGAPDDVADVAVFLAGDDSRWLTGEKLAASGGLR, encoded by the coding sequence ATGGGCAAATTGACAGACAAGGTCGCGGTGGTCACCGGGGCTTCCAAGGGCATTGGCGCAAGCATCGCAAAGGCGCTTGCCGCCGAGGGCGCGGCAGTGGTGGTGAACTACGCCTCGAGCAAGGAGGGCGCCGACAAGGTAGTCGACGCGATCACCGCCGCCGGCGGCCGCGCAGTCGCGGTCCACGGCAACGTCGCCGACGAAGCCGACGCCAAGGGCCTGGTCGACGCCGCGGTCGAGCAGTTCGGCCGGCTCGACATCCTCGTCAACAACAGTGGGGTCTATGCCTTCTCCGCGATCGAGGAGGTCACGGCGGACGACTATCGCCGCCAGTTCGACATCAACGTGCTCGGCACCCTGCTCACCACCAAGGCGGCGGTGCCGCACCTCGAAGCCGGCGCGAGCGTCATCAACATCTCGTCGAACATCACCAGCCTGCTGGTCCCGCAGTCGGCGATCTACACGGGCACCAAGGGCGCGGTCGACGCGATCACCGGCGTGCTCGCCAAGGAACTCGGCCCGCGCGGCATCCGGGTCAACGCGATCAACCCGGGCATGATCGTCACCGAAGGCGCGCGCGAGGCGGGGGTGATCGGCTCGGAATTCGAGAGCCAGATCGTCGCCCAGACCCCGCTCGGCCGGATCGGCGCGCCCGACGATGTCGCCGACGTCGCGGTCTTCCTCGCCGGCGACGACAGCCGCTGGCTGACCGGCGAGAAGCTGGCGGCGAGCGGCGGCCTGCGCTGA
- a CDS encoding winged helix-turn-helix domain-containing protein, giving the protein MRPLLHPSLDDLRPDAILHALADRERAAIFADIAATDCVARCAEVAEQRGRTVPKSSLSQHFKILREAGLIRSERVGIELRNYSRCAEVETRFPGLIKAILTAYECEEEEAA; this is encoded by the coding sequence ATGAGACCGCTGCTGCACCCTTCGCTCGACGACCTCCGGCCCGACGCGATCCTCCATGCGCTGGCGGATCGCGAGCGGGCGGCGATCTTCGCAGACATCGCCGCGACCGATTGCGTCGCGCGCTGCGCCGAGGTCGCCGAGCAGCGCGGGCGGACGGTCCCCAAGTCGTCGCTGTCGCAGCATTTCAAGATCCTGCGCGAGGCCGGGCTGATCCGCTCCGAACGCGTCGGGATCGAGCTGCGCAACTATTCGCGGTGCGCCGAGGTCGAGACCCGCTTTCCCGGGCTGATCAAGGCGATCCTGACCGCTTACGAATGCGAGGAAGAGGAGGCCGCATGA
- a CDS encoding DUF1801 domain-containing protein, whose amino-acid sequence MSDDWRVLRMAEIRAMILAALPTAVEERKWKKPSNPAGVPTWSVDGQLICTGETYRDKVKLTFAHGAALADPAGLFNASLDGNQRRAIDLHEGDRLDATAFEALLQAAAARA is encoded by the coding sequence ATGAGCGACGACTGGCGGGTGCTACGAATGGCGGAAATCCGCGCGATGATCCTCGCCGCGCTGCCGACCGCGGTCGAGGAGCGCAAGTGGAAGAAGCCGAGCAACCCTGCGGGCGTGCCGACCTGGAGTGTCGACGGGCAGCTGATCTGCACAGGTGAAACCTATCGCGACAAGGTCAAGCTGACCTTCGCCCATGGCGCCGCGTTGGCCGACCCGGCGGGGCTCTTCAACGCCAGCCTCGACGGCAACCAGCGGCGGGCGATCGACCTCCACGAGGGCGACCGCCTCGACGCGACTGCTTTCGAAGCGCTGCTCCAGGCCGCCGCGGCGCGCGCTTAG
- a CDS encoding DUF3140 domain-containing protein: MSDSLDRSEIVRDFHAAVNMTPPALEKWLDTDHSREVGDSHTQGGDGGESTGHRSGRKIIAILGKKQADLTDADLAHMRKVAGYVHRHMAQRPEGDVSETKWRYSLMNWGHDPLKK, from the coding sequence ATGAGCGACTCGCTGGACCGGTCTGAGATCGTCAGGGACTTCCACGCCGCGGTGAACATGACACCGCCGGCGCTCGAGAAATGGCTCGACACCGACCACAGCCGAGAGGTCGGCGACAGCCACACCCAAGGCGGCGACGGTGGCGAAAGCACCGGCCACCGCTCGGGGCGAAAAATCATCGCCATCCTCGGCAAGAAGCAGGCCGACCTCACCGACGCCGACCTCGCCCACATGCGCAAGGTGGCGGGCTATGTGCACCGCCACATGGCGCAGCGTCCGGAGGGCGACGTCAGCGAGACCAAGTGGCGCTATTCGTTGATGAATTGGGGCCACGACCCCCTCAAGAAATAG
- a CDS encoding peroxiredoxin, with the protein MRRLLFAAALTLGLGAPAAASLPVGAKAPDFTTMGALGGKDFKLHLADQLKHGPVVLYFYPKAFTEGCTFEAKAFSDASADFQKAGARVIGMSADDLPTLRRFSTEACRGKFPVATASPEVIKAYDVKLPVVSMTNRTSYVIARDGRITFVHSDLSWKDHVAKTLAAVRALPR; encoded by the coding sequence ATGCGCCGTCTGCTGTTCGCCGCCGCCCTCACCCTCGGCCTCGGCGCCCCCGCCGCGGCGTCGCTCCCCGTCGGTGCCAAGGCGCCCGACTTCACCACCATGGGCGCGCTCGGCGGCAAGGACTTCAAGCTCCACCTTGCCGACCAGCTCAAGCATGGCCCGGTGGTGCTCTATTTCTACCCCAAGGCCTTTACCGAGGGCTGCACCTTCGAGGCCAAGGCGTTCAGCGATGCCTCCGCCGATTTCCAGAAGGCCGGCGCGCGGGTGATCGGGATGAGCGCCGATGATCTGCCGACGCTGCGCCGCTTCAGCACCGAGGCCTGCCGCGGCAAGTTCCCGGTCGCGACCGCCAGTCCCGAGGTCATCAAGGCCTATGACGTCAAATTGCCGGTGGTCTCGATGACCAACCGCACCAGCTACGTGATCGCCCGCGACGGGCGGATCACCTTCGTCCACTCGGATTTGAGCTGGAAGGACCATGTCGCCAAGACGCTGGCGGCGGTCCGGGCGCTGCCCCGCTAG
- a CDS encoding PspC domain-containing protein — MQKFLLNRRDAKVLGVGAGIADATGLDPLIVRLGLILAVLVTGPIAIILYLAAAWLASDR; from the coding sequence ATGCAGAAGTTCCTGCTCAACCGCCGCGACGCCAAGGTCCTCGGGGTCGGCGCGGGCATCGCCGATGCGACCGGCCTCGATCCGCTGATCGTCCGCCTCGGCCTGATCCTCGCGGTGCTGGTCACCGGGCCGATCGCGATCATCCTCTACCTCGCCGCTGCCTGGCTCGCCTCGGATCGCTGA
- a CDS encoding SDR family oxidoreductase gives MAETFQPEVHPNDHLPGHESALEPKPEWQPRYPGSGRLKDKVAIVTGGDSGIGRAVAALFAREGADVAIIYLNEHDDAAKTRDIVAAEGRRALTIPGDLGDKSFCEKAVHQVIDAFGRLDVLINNAGEQHHQEKIEDISEEQLRRTFQSKIYSMFFLTQAAMPHLKSGAAIVNCTSETMYKGAPILLDYSATKGAITAFTRSLALNLVEQGIRVNGVAPGPIWTPLNPSGGQPPEKIPEFGKDTPMKRPGQPNEVAPAFLFLACEDSSYMTGQVIHPDGGNTTSS, from the coding sequence ATGGCCGAGACCTTCCAGCCCGAAGTCCACCCCAACGACCATCTCCCCGGTCACGAAAGCGCGCTCGAGCCCAAACCCGAGTGGCAGCCGCGCTACCCCGGCTCGGGCCGCCTGAAAGACAAGGTCGCGATCGTCACCGGCGGCGACAGCGGCATCGGCCGCGCGGTCGCCGCCTTGTTCGCGCGCGAAGGCGCCGACGTCGCGATCATCTATCTCAACGAGCATGACGATGCGGCCAAGACCCGCGACATCGTCGCCGCCGAAGGCCGCCGCGCGCTGACCATCCCCGGCGACCTCGGTGACAAGAGCTTCTGCGAGAAAGCCGTCCACCAGGTGATCGACGCCTTCGGCCGGCTCGACGTGCTCATCAACAACGCCGGCGAACAGCACCACCAGGAGAAGATCGAAGACATCTCGGAGGAGCAGCTCCGCCGTACCTTCCAGTCGAAAATCTATTCGATGTTCTTCCTCACCCAGGCGGCGATGCCCCATCTCAAGTCGGGTGCGGCGATCGTCAACTGCACCTCGGAGACGATGTACAAGGGCGCGCCGATCCTGCTCGACTATAGTGCGACCAAGGGCGCCATCACCGCCTTCACCCGCAGCCTCGCGCTCAATCTGGTCGAGCAGGGCATCCGCGTGAACGGGGTCGCCCCGGGTCCGATCTGGACCCCGCTCAACCCGTCCGGCGGCCAGCCGCCCGAGAAGATCCCCGAATTCGGCAAGGACACGCCGATGAAGCGCCCCGGCCAGCCCAACGAGGTCGCCCCCGCTTTCCTGTTCCTCGCCTGCGAGGATTCCTCCTACATGACCGGCCAGGTGATCCACCCCGACGGCGGCAACACGACCAGCAGTTAG
- a CDS encoding ABCB family ABC transporter ATP-binding protein/permease, protein MATAEETTTRPVAGFKTLWRFLPMLWPKGERELKLRVVVAVVLVLAGRGVLFAMPFTYKAIIDRMSGPAQAVGIVFALVAAYTLARFGGVLSDNLRNAVFEKVGQSAARRLSARVFRHVHSLSLRFHLERRTGSLTKIVERGTKSIDMMLYFLLFNIAPTLIELVATSVIFYVKYGLGLVAATLVTVAVYIVFTRRVSEWRSKLQREMNDVDNKAIGRAVDSLLNYETVKYFGAEEREARRYDEAIGTFTRAAVRNEVSLAWLNIGQSFITNGMMAGAMALTVWGWSQGKFTPGDVVLVNSLLLQLFRPLDMLGWVYRSIRQGLIDMEAMFDLTDTAAEVVDAPGAVALSVPNGELRFEDVRFGYDPERTILEGVSFRVPAGTTLAVVGPSGAGKSTLARLLYRFYDPQGGRILIDGQDIAQVTQASLRAAIGIVPQDTVLFNDTIGYNIGYGRDGASQAEIEGAAKGAAIDRFIAALPDGYEAMVGERGLKLSGGEKQRVAIARTLLKDPPILILDEATSALDSRTEEAIQDTLGDVARNRTTITIAHRLSTVVGADQIVVLDAGRVAERGTHQELLRRQGLYAELWARQAQERELEQAAE, encoded by the coding sequence ATGGCGACAGCGGAAGAGACGACGACCCGCCCGGTGGCGGGGTTCAAGACGCTGTGGCGCTTCCTGCCGATGCTGTGGCCCAAGGGCGAGCGCGAGCTCAAGCTGCGCGTAGTGGTGGCGGTGGTGCTGGTGCTGGCCGGGCGCGGCGTGCTGTTCGCCATGCCCTTCACCTACAAGGCGATCATCGACCGGATGAGCGGGCCGGCGCAGGCGGTCGGGATCGTCTTCGCGCTGGTCGCCGCCTACACGCTGGCGCGGTTCGGCGGGGTGCTTAGCGACAATTTGCGCAACGCCGTGTTCGAGAAGGTCGGGCAGAGCGCGGCGCGGCGGCTGTCGGCGCGGGTGTTCCGCCATGTCCACAGCCTGTCGCTGCGCTTCCACCTCGAGCGGCGAACGGGGAGCCTGACCAAGATCGTCGAGCGGGGCACCAAGAGCATCGACATGATGCTCTATTTCCTGCTGTTCAACATCGCCCCGACGCTGATCGAGCTGGTTGCCACGAGCGTCATTTTCTACGTCAAATATGGGCTGGGCCTGGTGGCGGCGACGCTGGTGACGGTGGCGGTCTACATCGTCTTCACCCGGCGGGTGTCGGAATGGCGCAGCAAGCTCCAGCGCGAGATGAACGACGTCGACAACAAGGCGATCGGGCGCGCGGTCGACAGCCTGCTCAATTACGAGACGGTGAAATATTTCGGCGCCGAGGAGCGCGAGGCGCGCCGCTACGACGAGGCGATCGGGACCTTCACCCGCGCCGCGGTGCGCAACGAGGTGAGCCTGGCGTGGCTCAACATCGGGCAGAGCTTCATCACCAACGGGATGATGGCGGGCGCGATGGCGCTGACCGTGTGGGGGTGGAGCCAGGGCAAGTTCACCCCGGGCGACGTGGTGCTGGTCAACAGCCTGCTGCTGCAGCTGTTCCGCCCCTTGGACATGCTCGGCTGGGTCTATCGCTCGATCCGCCAGGGGCTGATCGACATGGAGGCGATGTTCGACCTGACCGACACCGCCGCCGAGGTGGTCGATGCGCCGGGCGCGGTGGCACTGAGCGTGCCGAACGGCGAGCTCCGCTTCGAGGACGTGCGGTTCGGCTACGACCCCGAGCGGACGATCCTCGAGGGCGTGAGCTTCAGGGTGCCGGCGGGGACTACGCTGGCGGTGGTCGGGCCGTCGGGGGCGGGCAAGTCGACGCTGGCGCGGCTGCTCTACCGTTTCTACGATCCCCAAGGCGGGCGCATCCTGATCGACGGGCAGGACATCGCCCAAGTGACGCAGGCGAGCCTGCGCGCGGCAATCGGGATCGTCCCGCAGGACACGGTGCTGTTCAACGACACCATCGGCTACAACATCGGCTACGGCCGCGACGGGGCGAGCCAGGCCGAGATCGAGGGCGCGGCCAAGGGGGCGGCGATCGATCGCTTCATCGCCGCCTTGCCTGACGGCTATGAAGCGATGGTCGGCGAGCGGGGCTTGAAGCTGTCGGGCGGCGAGAAGCAGCGGGTGGCGATCGCGCGGACGCTGCTCAAGGACCCGCCGATCCTGATCCTCGACGAGGCGACCAGCGCGCTCGACAGCCGGACCGAGGAAGCGATCCAGGACACGCTCGGCGACGTCGCGCGCAACCGCACCACGATCACCATCGCCCACCGGCTGTCGACCGTGGTCGGGGCCGACCAGATCGTGGTGCTCGACGCCGGGCGGGTGGCCGAGCGCGGGACGCACCAGGAACTGCTGCGGCGGCAGGGGCTCTATGCCGAGCTGTGGGCGCGGCAGGCGCAGGAGCGCGAGCTCGAGCAGGCGGCCGA